The sequence TACTCTGTGAACAATATGTTAAATAAAGCGATGTCATGAGAAGCTTTGATGAAAGCCGTGATATTCTTTGttagaagtttaaaaaaaaaaaaaaaaagtgattaaacAGTTAAGCATGTTACCAGAATTTAACTTATTCTGTATAATGTTATGAAACTTTGTGTTATAGTGTTACAACCACAAGTAGAGTTCAACCAGAGATGGGacggggtggacacagacagtgaacccaGAACTTGTCCCCACTATCTCTGCCTCAAACAGTCCTAAGAGACTGTGGACAACCATGGAGATGGAACAGAGTCTCATGTAGTGGAAGGGGGGTGGACACAATCCTGCCAAATGTCTGCAAACCTTAAAAAACAAATTGCCATGTTTTTACTGATTTTGGAATGTTACTTTTCCATATGTTTTAACTTTCCATTACAGTTTCAATCATAGACTGATTGATTCGAGGATCTGTATTGGAGTCGTCCTTCTCCTTGAATGTGTTCTCCAGAAGAAATGGAATAGATCTGAATAAACTTTTCTTGAAGTCTCTTCCAACAAAGACGTAAACGATGGGATTAACGCAACTGTTGAAGAAGCCGATGCAGTTCACAAGGCTGTATATGACCTCATAAGTGGTGGGATCTATTTCAACATTCAGGACTTCTAGTAAATTCCACATATGGTACGGGAACCAAAGACAGAAAAAACAAAGTACAATGGTAATAATGACTTTTAGGGGTCGGTTTGATCTTGATAGACTTTTGTTTCTTCTCAACCGAACTACCATAAGACTATAGCAAATCAGTATAATGGGGAAGGGGACGAGGAACATGAAGACAAATCTGACGATTATCATAGCTCGATGCCTCATTATGTCTATATTAATGTCCTTATCATCATATATAGGCATACAATAGGAGAGGCCACTTTCAGAGTCCTGATCAATCTTGAGGAAAGCAATATATGGGGAGGTGAGGATGAAGCAGATTAACCATATTGAAACTGAAATGGTTAATGCCAACCTGGGAGACCTGTTGTTTTTTGACCACACCGGACACATGACCGACATACATCGATCAATGCTGATGATCATCAGGAAGGAGGTGCTGACGGACATGTTGAGTAACTGAATGGTGATGACCAACTTGCACATGGTTTGACCAAAGGGCCAATGTTCATCCATAATTAACTTGGTTATCCGTATTGGGAAGATGATATCAAATACAAAGTCAGCTATAGCCAGGTTTAGAAACCATAAAACTGTGACCGTCTTCTTCATCTTGAATCCAGCAATCCAGATGAGCAGGCCGTTCCCGGTAATCCCCAGGATGAAGGCAATGCTTAAAAAACTGATGTTAAAAAATTGAATTGTGAGAATAATGTCTGTGTCTATATCTTCTATGTCATCTGGTTCTATACCATCTGTGTCTTCAGTGTAGTTGAACAGCGCATTCTCCATATTGTACAATGTCCTGCAACCAAATTAAAGACACATAAACCAATATCATGAAAAGGTTACCATGTTATTATAATTCCTTATTTTATATttccattgccccctataaatttccCTATTCATGTTCCAATACTcctaaccgagtgggacttaatgggctacctatcagggtggtttagTGATTTTTCCACTGGTTGGTTTTTcttctggctattcccatgttttgagagttgcaactgaggctccacggaccccttttttgcatatttaaatttat is a genomic window of Dendropsophus ebraccatus isolate aDenEbr1 chromosome 12, aDenEbr1.pat, whole genome shotgun sequence containing:
- the LOC138768773 gene encoding chemerin-like receptor 1, which produces MENALFNYTEDTDGIEPDDIEDIDTDIILTIQFFNISFLSIAFILGITGNGLLIWIAGFKMKKTVTVLWFLNLAIADFVFDIIFPIRITKLIMDEHWPFGQTMCKLVITIQLLNMSVSTSFLMIISIDRCMSVMCPVWSKNNRSPRLALTISVSIWLICFILTSPYIAFLKIDQDSESGLSYCMPIYDDKDINIDIMRHRAMIIVRFVFMFLVPFPIILICYSLMVVRLRRNKSLSRSNRPLKVIITIVLCFFCLWFPYHMWNLLEVLNVEIDPTTYEVIYSLVNCIGFFNSCVNPIVYVFVGRDFKKSLFRSIPFLLENTFKEKDDSNTDPRINQSMIETVMES